Proteins from a genomic interval of Meiothermus cerbereus DSM 11376:
- a CDS encoding ABC transporter permease, giving the protein MARDPRRPSTGAHWLALPVVVFMALALLYPLGRIVALGLSEGFAAALTDPYYRARLVWSLAYGLGSSLLCILVALPLAYAFRYRFPGRDFWLAFSVVPFVLPTLVVAMGFLSLVGPRGLLGLNLYGTPWILFWASLLYNLGLVLRPLVALLPKLSGPMQAARTLGASSARAYLRVGIPLLAPALLSGGSLVFLFSFTSFGVPLLLGGPGWATLEVATYHALAQRLAFPEASALVLMQLVVTGVVLGFYLRLQAGWAVGLEGTETPRPLARGRALGLAFGVGGFFVLLYSPLLGLVWRALERPAAWISVWQSPDFTPGLLALQNTLAFAGLALLLVFPLGTLYAYAVWRGARWLDGLGLLPLMVSPVAVGLGYLLVYPWLRGSIWLLIAAYTLLSYPLLTRTLLPALRGLPRGVLEAARVLGAPPWRRFIRVEWPLVRPSTTAGLALALAAIMGEFGATLTLQRPEWATLSLAVYERLGRPGATPFYEAVVLAVVLMALCTALLLGLQKSAWAR; this is encoded by the coding sequence ATGGCCAGGGATCCTCGCAGGCCAAGCACAGGCGCGCACTGGCTGGCCCTGCCGGTAGTGGTGTTTATGGCCCTGGCTTTGCTGTATCCGCTGGGGCGTATCGTGGCCCTGGGCCTGAGCGAGGGTTTTGCCGCCGCCCTGACCGACCCCTACTACCGCGCCAGGCTGGTCTGGAGTCTGGCCTATGGCCTGGGCTCCTCGCTTTTGTGCATTCTGGTCGCCCTGCCCCTGGCCTATGCCTTCCGCTACCGCTTCCCTGGCAGGGACTTCTGGCTGGCCTTCTCGGTGGTTCCTTTCGTGTTGCCCACCCTGGTGGTGGCGATGGGTTTTTTGAGCCTGGTGGGCCCCCGGGGTCTGCTGGGCCTGAACCTCTACGGCACGCCCTGGATTTTATTCTGGGCCAGCCTGCTCTATAACCTGGGCCTGGTGCTGCGCCCGCTGGTGGCTTTGCTGCCCAAGCTGAGCGGCCCCATGCAGGCCGCCCGCACCCTGGGGGCCAGTTCGGCCAGGGCCTACCTGCGGGTGGGGATACCCCTCCTGGCCCCAGCCCTTTTGTCCGGCGGAAGCCTGGTGTTTTTGTTTAGCTTTACCAGTTTTGGCGTACCCCTGTTGCTGGGTGGGCCAGGGTGGGCCACCCTCGAGGTAGCCACCTACCATGCGCTGGCCCAGCGCCTGGCCTTCCCCGAAGCCAGCGCGCTGGTGCTCATGCAGCTGGTGGTTACTGGGGTGGTGCTGGGGTTTTACCTGCGGCTACAGGCCGGGTGGGCGGTGGGGCTCGAGGGCACAGAAACCCCCCGCCCCCTGGCCAGAGGTCGCGCCCTGGGCCTGGCCTTTGGCGTGGGTGGGTTTTTTGTGCTTCTGTACAGCCCCTTGCTGGGCCTGGTGTGGCGCGCACTGGAGCGCCCCGCGGCCTGGATTTCGGTGTGGCAAAGCCCCGACTTTACCCCAGGCCTCCTGGCGCTGCAAAACACCCTGGCCTTTGCCGGGCTGGCTTTGCTTTTAGTCTTCCCGCTAGGGACGCTGTACGCCTATGCGGTCTGGCGGGGAGCCCGCTGGCTGGATGGGCTGGGCCTGCTGCCCCTGATGGTTTCGCCGGTGGCGGTGGGGCTGGGGTACCTGCTGGTTTACCCCTGGCTCAGGGGCTCCATCTGGCTGCTGATTGCTGCTTACACCCTGCTAAGCTACCCCCTGCTAACCCGCACCCTGCTGCCAGCCCTGCGGGGGCTGCCCCGGGGGGTGCTCGAGGCCGCCCGGGTGCTGGGAGCCCCGCCCTGGCGACGCTTTATACGGGTGGAGTGGCCCCTGGTGCGACCCTCGACCACGGCTGGCCTGGCCCTGGCGCTGGCCGCCATTATGGGCGAGTTTGGGGCCACCCTAACCCTGCAACGCCCGGAGTGGGCTACCCTGTCGCTTGCGGTATACGAACGCCTGGGCCGGCCTGGGGCTACCCCTTTTTACGAGGCGGTGGTGCTGGCGGTGGTGCTTATGGCGCTCTGTACGGCGCTGCTGCTGGGGTTGCAGAAGAGCGCCTGGGCGCGCTAG
- a CDS encoding undecaprenyl-diphosphate phosphatase, which yields MTVFEALILGVLEGLTEFLPISSTGHLTLAAHLLQLDIEHDPFIKSFVVVIQLGAILAVLALYFKRFLQDMEVWKRIIVAFIPTGILGFLLADVIENVFLGNDLIVVINLVGVGILLLFVDRWLQHHKRYDDVNQMPALHAVFIGLFQAIAMMPGVSRSGATIVGGMTLGLSRRAAAEFSFILAVPTMLSATGFSLVRNMGEFRTDSWGLLAVGFLAAFVSALLTVRWLLGFVSRNSFVPFAIYRILIGVVYGLFFLR from the coding sequence GTGACGGTTTTCGAAGCGCTTATTCTAGGAGTCCTGGAGGGCTTAACCGAGTTTTTGCCCATCTCCTCTACCGGCCACCTTACCCTGGCAGCCCACCTGCTTCAGCTCGACATCGAGCACGACCCCTTCATCAAGAGCTTTGTGGTGGTTATACAGCTTGGAGCCATCCTGGCTGTTCTGGCCCTGTACTTCAAGCGTTTCTTGCAGGATATGGAGGTCTGGAAGCGCATTATTGTGGCCTTCATTCCCACCGGCATCCTGGGCTTTTTGCTGGCAGACGTTATCGAAAACGTATTTTTGGGCAACGACCTGATCGTGGTGATTAATCTGGTTGGGGTGGGCATCCTCTTGCTTTTTGTGGATCGCTGGCTGCAGCACCACAAACGCTACGACGACGTCAACCAGATGCCCGCGCTTCACGCAGTGTTCATCGGTCTGTTTCAGGCCATCGCCATGATGCCGGGGGTCTCGCGCAGCGGGGCCACCATCGTGGGGGGCATGACCCTGGGGCTTTCGCGCCGAGCCGCAGCCGAGTTTTCCTTCATCCTGGCCGTACCCACCATGCTTTCGGCCACCGGATTTTCGCTGGTACGCAACATGGGCGAGTTCCGCACCGATAGCTGGGGCCTGCTGGCGGTGGGTTTCCTGGCGGCCTTTGTGTCGGCTTTGCTAACGGTGCGCTGGCTTTTGGGTTTTGTGAGCCGCAACAGCTTCGTGCCCTTTGCCATCTACCGCATCCTGATTGGGGTGGTGTACGGGTTGTTTTTCCTGCGCTAG
- a CDS encoding 4-(cytidine 5'-diphospho)-2-C-methyl-D-erythritol kinase translates to MELLAPAKVNLGLSVLGRRPDGYHELHTLFAALRVGDRLWVEAIPEGIKLEVRGQGLPANTDNLVYKAALAYLSAAGWPGGVKVVLEKNLPLAAGLGGGSSDAAAVLRALARLYPAPLELPSLALKLGADVPFFLGSGLAEGRGVGERLTPLPPLQAALVLVNPGIAVSAAEAYKGLTPEMWQPELDVAGIQAAIQAGEEPPYWNTLERPVFRMHPYLEALKQELYRLGLKGVLMSGSGSTLFGLAGDVHEAQHFAEVLRSKYPSFWVVASETVS, encoded by the coding sequence ATGGAGCTCTTAGCCCCGGCCAAGGTCAATCTGGGCCTTTCGGTGTTGGGCCGCCGGCCCGACGGCTACCACGAGCTGCATACCCTGTTCGCGGCCTTGCGGGTGGGCGACCGGCTCTGGGTGGAGGCCATTCCTGAAGGGATCAAGCTGGAGGTGCGGGGTCAGGGCCTTCCCGCCAACACCGACAACCTGGTGTATAAGGCCGCGCTGGCCTACCTGAGCGCAGCAGGCTGGCCCGGCGGGGTAAAAGTCGTGCTGGAGAAAAACCTTCCCCTGGCGGCTGGGCTGGGTGGGGGCTCATCCGATGCAGCGGCGGTACTGCGGGCTCTGGCCAGGCTCTACCCGGCGCCCCTCGAGCTGCCCTCGCTGGCCCTGAAGCTCGGGGCCGACGTGCCGTTTTTCCTGGGGTCTGGTCTGGCCGAGGGGCGGGGTGTGGGCGAGCGGCTCACCCCTTTGCCGCCGCTGCAGGCTGCGCTGGTGCTGGTCAACCCGGGCATCGCGGTCTCGGCGGCTGAGGCCTATAAAGGCCTTACACCCGAGATGTGGCAGCCCGAGCTGGATGTCGCCGGGATACAAGCAGCCATACAGGCGGGGGAGGAACCTCCCTACTGGAATACCCTCGAGCGCCCGGTTTTCCGCATGCACCCTTATCTGGAGGCCCTCAAGCAAGAGCTCTACCGCCTGGGCCTCAAGGGCGTGCTGATGTCGGGCTCAGGCTCCACCCTGTTTGGTCTGGCCGGCGATGTGCATGAGGCCCAGCATTTTGCCGAGGTTCTGCGCAGCAAATACCCTTCTTTTTGGGTGGTAGCCAGCGAAACCGTAAGCTAA
- a CDS encoding DUF4388 domain-containing protein — MLSGNLAEFPLLRLLETLMGAARGGALLIEHPSFAGAIYLEGGHPVHAQAGSLRGLEALELLAGLRSAPFRFDSEQQTQERSIEPGLRTHRLILHQFEAWKEIDLPDNWELLLQARPAQGHTQLSPLEVSVLTQAQGKSLAQALTHGRLSPLETAQVLNKLLRLGLLEARMHLQVQPEPLVALTLYGAGQGVAAIDEELFLRWQRLLGGGFVVRVRSKTQETTLRPEPRLNMQGRVGLFERDLRQLRLSRGVAVEVWPEAR, encoded by the coding sequence GTGCTGAGCGGAAACCTGGCAGAGTTCCCCCTTTTAAGGCTCTTGGAGACCCTGATGGGGGCGGCCAGGGGTGGGGCTTTACTCATCGAGCACCCCAGTTTTGCGGGCGCTATTTATCTGGAGGGGGGTCATCCGGTGCATGCCCAGGCTGGTTCACTGCGGGGTTTGGAGGCCCTCGAGCTTCTGGCCGGCCTGCGCTCTGCGCCGTTTCGCTTCGACTCCGAACAGCAGACCCAAGAGCGCAGCATCGAGCCTGGCCTGAGAACCCACCGGCTCATCCTGCACCAGTTCGAAGCCTGGAAGGAGATAGATCTGCCCGACAACTGGGAGCTGCTGCTACAGGCCCGTCCTGCCCAGGGCCATACCCAGCTCAGCCCCCTCGAGGTTAGCGTGCTAACCCAGGCCCAGGGGAAAAGCCTGGCCCAGGCATTGACACATGGACGGCTCTCACCCCTCGAGACGGCCCAGGTGCTCAACAAACTTTTGCGTTTGGGCTTGCTCGAGGCCCGGATGCACCTGCAAGTACAACCGGAACCCCTGGTGGCGCTCACCCTGTACGGCGCAGGGCAGGGGGTGGCCGCCATCGACGAGGAGCTGTTTTTGCGCTGGCAAAGGTTGTTGGGGGGAGGGTTTGTGGTGCGTGTGCGTAGTAAAACCCAGGAAACCACCCTGCGCCCCGAGCCCCGCCTAAATATGCAGGGCCGGGTGGGGCTTTTCGAACGCGACTTGCGTCAACTGCGCCTCAGCCGGGGTGTAGCGGTAGAAGTCTGGCCAGAGGCCAGGTAA
- the ispD gene encoding 2-C-methyl-D-erythritol 4-phosphate cytidylyltransferase produces the protein MKVSVLLSAAGSGERIGRGPKAFLQVGGKTLLDWALEGFSWADELVVALPPGFQKEGLKTVLGGQTRQQSVYNLLQAATGEVVLVHDVARPFVVRAAVERLMEAVRAVGAATLAVPVPDTLVREEDQQYGEVISREHYRLVQTPQAFRRAILWQAHQQARAQGIEFTDDAQLVQWLGHPVALVEGDRRMFKVTYPEDLALAEGLAQVWSS, from the coding sequence GTGAAGGTTTCGGTACTGTTGTCGGCAGCCGGTTCGGGGGAGCGGATTGGGCGGGGCCCTAAAGCGTTTTTGCAGGTGGGGGGAAAGACCCTGCTGGACTGGGCCCTCGAGGGTTTTTCCTGGGCTGACGAGCTGGTGGTAGCCCTTCCGCCGGGTTTCCAGAAGGAGGGTCTAAAAACCGTTCTGGGGGGCCAGACCCGCCAGCAAAGCGTGTACAACCTGCTACAGGCCGCTACCGGCGAGGTGGTGCTGGTGCATGATGTGGCCCGGCCCTTTGTGGTGCGGGCAGCGGTGGAGCGGCTGATGGAGGCGGTGCGGGCCGTGGGGGCGGCCACCCTGGCGGTGCCGGTGCCCGATACACTGGTGCGGGAAGAAGACCAGCAGTACGGCGAGGTGATCTCGCGCGAACACTACCGGCTGGTTCAAACCCCCCAGGCCTTCCGGCGGGCCATCTTGTGGCAGGCCCACCAGCAAGCCCGCGCCCAGGGGATTGAGTTTACCGACGATGCCCAGCTGGTTCAGTGGCTGGGCCATCCGGTGGCCCTGGTCGAGGGCGACCGGCGGATGTTCAAGGTGACCTATCCCGAAGACCTGGCACTGGCAGAAGGGTTGGCGCAGGTATGGAGCTCTTAG
- a CDS encoding alanine/glycine:cation symporter family protein — MDLLALNDYINRAVYGEWMMLVFILVGLYLSLRTGFVQFGRLGTALRETLGAIRERFLSFGGQITPFQAAMVAVSATIGTGHIIGMVGAVVLGGPGAVLWMWIAYLVGMATKFAEAVLAVHFRRQYTDGSVLGGPMVYIRYGLGPRMAWLAALFALFTAIAAFGIGNLSQAGAVGAALAQEFDVPPAITGLLVALLVGVLLAGGIRSVARFAQMVVPLKLVLFLVAILPLLLMHLQNLPAALALIVSSALSFQAAAGGVAGAAVSLGLAEILKAGVGRGIFANEAGLGSAAIAHAQAQVDHPVRQGFWGLTEMLLSLTVTTLMALTFIASGLWQSYLGGDRVEAARALFAEHPLGVALLGLLLAVFALGTMVSWGFYGEEGAAYLFGEGIRWPYRLTFATFAFVGPLGGLAALTSVADTLNGLMAIPNLIALLALGGLVGRLVREFFGGMPWQPPQEED; from the coding sequence ATGGATCTACTTGCGCTTAACGACTATATCAACCGAGCGGTCTATGGCGAATGGATGATGCTGGTTTTCATCCTGGTGGGCCTGTACCTGTCGCTTCGCACCGGCTTTGTGCAGTTTGGTCGGCTGGGCACGGCGCTGCGCGAAACGCTGGGGGCCATACGCGAACGCTTCCTGAGTTTTGGGGGCCAGATTACGCCTTTTCAGGCCGCCATGGTCGCCGTGTCTGCTACCATCGGAACCGGCCATATCATCGGCATGGTGGGCGCGGTAGTGCTGGGCGGTCCAGGTGCGGTGCTGTGGATGTGGATTGCGTATCTGGTGGGCATGGCTACCAAGTTTGCCGAGGCTGTTCTGGCGGTACACTTTCGGCGCCAGTACACCGATGGCTCGGTTCTGGGCGGCCCCATGGTTTATATCCGCTATGGCCTGGGCCCACGGATGGCCTGGTTGGCGGCTTTATTCGCCCTCTTTACCGCCATTGCGGCGTTTGGGATTGGCAACCTTTCACAAGCGGGCGCGGTGGGGGCAGCCCTGGCCCAGGAATTTGACGTGCCGCCTGCCATTACTGGTTTGCTGGTGGCACTTCTGGTCGGGGTTTTGCTGGCCGGAGGCATTCGCTCGGTGGCGCGCTTCGCGCAGATGGTGGTGCCGCTCAAGCTGGTACTGTTTCTGGTGGCGATTCTGCCGCTGCTCTTGATGCACCTTCAGAACCTTCCCGCTGCGCTGGCGCTGATTGTTTCTTCGGCTTTGAGCTTTCAGGCGGCTGCGGGGGGGGTGGCCGGGGCTGCGGTATCGCTGGGCCTGGCCGAAATCCTTAAAGCCGGCGTGGGGCGGGGTATTTTTGCCAACGAAGCCGGGCTAGGCTCAGCGGCCATTGCCCATGCCCAGGCCCAGGTAGACCACCCGGTGCGGCAGGGCTTCTGGGGCCTGACCGAGATGCTTTTGAGCCTGACGGTTACTACCCTGATGGCCCTGACCTTCATCGCCAGTGGGCTCTGGCAGTCATATTTAGGGGGCGACCGGGTAGAGGCGGCCCGTGCTTTGTTCGCCGAGCATCCGCTGGGGGTAGCCCTGCTGGGGCTGCTGCTGGCTGTTTTTGCTTTGGGCACTATGGTTTCGTGGGGTTTTTATGGCGAAGAGGGCGCAGCCTATCTGTTTGGCGAGGGCATCCGCTGGCCTTACCGCCTGACCTTTGCGACCTTTGCTTTTGTGGGGCCACTGGGTGGCCTGGCCGCCCTGACCAGCGTGGCCGATACCTTGAATGGCCTGATGGCCATTCCCAACCTGATTGCTCTGCTGGCCCTGGGGGGGCTGGTGGGCCGGCTGGTGCGGGAGTTTTTCGGCGGGATGCCCTGGCAGCCCCCACAGGAAGAAGATTGA
- a CDS encoding murein hydrolase activator EnvC family protein, whose translation MKQSPAVGAKKNSPQGAWGIYSNIAQAFWLTGLLLALAFQSGALGQANLNQLQQQAEQNRRLLQLQQQRIEQLNRDLANLDAATRQKLQELRRLEAEITRLERERAELTRQIELLEGQKKQAEARIASLQKELEGLRERLSALLQSLHRERAGRYLPLLRAESFTDLSVRSRWVGVLGQHQTDLMERIKNTVRQLGEEQVRLELLVNTLSERRAERQQRIAALAQNRQAVLLTVANLRQQQAGRQVLLRETLQAQAQLRAELQVLQSRIAAELRRIAEERRRAEEERRRRELQAQRERALLTQRQREEAARRERETPAVPREVVGALQFPVRGGRVAEPYGFQGNDWQTLQGAEASSPIVAAADGVVIDSLFIANLGYTLTIRHSDQIATQYVNVLEPRVSVGQRVSQGQVIGFTGGGVLIPSDQMWFRVIVIDNNGNFRYVDPSRYY comes from the coding sequence ATGAAGCAGAGCCCAGCGGTGGGGGCTAAAAAAAATAGCCCGCAAGGGGCCTGGGGTATTTACAGCAATATCGCCCAGGCTTTCTGGCTTACGGGCTTGCTGTTGGCCTTGGCCTTTCAGTCCGGGGCCCTGGGCCAGGCCAACCTCAACCAGCTACAGCAGCAAGCCGAACAAAACCGTCGGCTCCTTCAGCTCCAGCAACAGCGCATTGAGCAGCTCAACCGCGACCTGGCCAACCTCGACGCCGCTACCAGGCAAAAGCTCCAAGAACTGCGCCGCCTCGAGGCCGAAATCACCCGCCTCGAGCGCGAACGGGCCGAGCTAACCCGGCAAATAGAGCTGCTTGAGGGCCAGAAAAAACAGGCCGAGGCCCGCATAGCCAGCCTGCAAAAGGAGCTCGAGGGCCTGCGCGAGCGGCTTTCGGCGCTGCTACAAAGCCTGCACCGCGAGCGGGCCGGGCGCTATTTACCTCTTTTGCGGGCCGAGTCCTTCACCGACTTGTCGGTGCGCAGCCGCTGGGTAGGGGTGCTGGGGCAGCACCAGACCGACCTTATGGAACGCATCAAAAACACCGTGCGCCAGCTCGGCGAAGAGCAGGTACGGCTGGAGCTACTGGTGAATACCCTTAGCGAGCGTCGGGCCGAACGGCAGCAGCGCATCGCCGCCCTGGCCCAAAACCGCCAAGCCGTGCTGCTAACCGTCGCCAACCTGCGGCAGCAGCAGGCTGGCCGACAGGTGCTTCTGCGCGAAACCCTGCAAGCCCAGGCCCAGCTCCGGGCCGAGCTGCAGGTACTGCAAAGCCGCATTGCCGCCGAGCTGCGGCGCATCGCCGAGGAGCGCCGTCGGGCCGAGGAAGAGCGTCGAAGACGCGAGCTACAAGCCCAGCGAGAACGGGCGTTGCTCACCCAACGCCAGCGCGAAGAAGCGGCCCGCCGCGAGCGCGAGACCCCTGCGGTTCCGCGCGAGGTGGTGGGGGCTTTGCAATTCCCAGTACGTGGTGGCCGCGTCGCCGAGCCCTATGGCTTTCAAGGCAACGACTGGCAAACCCTCCAGGGGGCCGAGGCCTCCAGCCCCATTGTGGCCGCCGCCGACGGGGTGGTCATTGACAGCCTGTTTATTGCCAACCTGGGCTACACCCTAACCATCCGCCACTCCGACCAGATTGCCACCCAGTATGTGAATGTGCTTGAGCCCCGGGTATCGGTGGGCCAGCGGGTTAGCCAGGGTCAGGTGATTGGCTTTACCGGCGGGGGCGTGCTCATCCCCAGCGATCAGATGTGGTTCCGGGTAATCGTTATTGACAACAACGGCAACTTTCGCTACGTGGACCCGTCCAGGTATTACTAG
- a CDS encoding DUF4388 domain-containing protein — MDGTFELLGPIELLQLLSQARQTGAFKVPGGEVYLEQGQPVHAQYKNQIGRDGLFQILSLKEGKFRFLVGERARQSSLQGSLDNYLLEAIRFMDMRLDLSPFDQVQLTDANRTTHLTLSPDEFELLQHMSKPISLFDLALASGLSNDAVNLNVSRLARLGLVQITTRTPHTVRLVVARLEGSAVARIDSQLLRAWRSHFGSFAQVEVRAENRILQLPVEAKSNAGPQLLLSSDALFFHNLRVGQEVLVWPSL, encoded by the coding sequence ATGGACGGCACGTTCGAGCTTTTGGGCCCCATCGAGCTTTTGCAACTGCTCTCACAGGCCCGACAAACCGGGGCGTTCAAGGTTCCGGGGGGTGAGGTCTACCTCGAGCAAGGCCAGCCGGTTCACGCACAGTACAAAAACCAGATAGGCCGTGACGGCCTGTTCCAGATTCTGTCCCTCAAGGAGGGCAAGTTTCGCTTTTTGGTGGGAGAACGGGCCAGGCAATCGAGCCTGCAAGGTTCTCTCGACAACTACCTGCTCGAGGCCATCCGCTTTATGGATATGCGCCTCGACCTGAGCCCCTTCGATCAGGTGCAACTTACCGATGCCAACCGCACCACCCACCTCACCCTCTCGCCCGATGAGTTTGAGCTACTACAGCACATGAGCAAGCCCATCAGCCTCTTCGACCTTGCATTGGCAAGCGGGCTTTCCAACGACGCGGTGAACCTTAACGTAAGCCGTTTAGCCCGGCTGGGCCTGGTGCAGATTACCACCCGCACCCCCCATACGGTACGCCTGGTAGTGGCCAGGCTCGAGGGTTCTGCCGTGGCCCGTATAGATTCCCAGCTTCTGCGGGCCTGGCGCAGCCACTTTGGTTCTTTTGCACAAGTTGAGGTGCGCGCAGAAAATCGCATTCTGCAACTGCCTGTCGAGGCCAAAAGCAACGCCGGCCCGCAGTTGCTGCTCTCTTCCGACGCCCTGTTTTTTCACAACCTGCGGGTGGGCCAAGAGGTGCTGGTCTGGCCTTCTTTGTAA
- a CDS encoding thiamine ABC transporter substrate-binding protein, translating to MGFFPALAQQTTLTVLTHNSFSLDKNLIASFERESGIKLRFLKGGDAGEMLNKAILSKGAPIADVIYGFDNTLLSRALQADILQPYRSPELSNLRPELLLDQTFRATPVDFGYVALNYDRDYFKDRPLPQRFADLASPEFAGLLVVQNPATSSPGLAFLLATVAAFGEEGYLDFWEGLRKNGVRVVSGWSEAYYTHFTRAGGDRPLVVSYSTSPAAELYYSEAKPKPSEPPTANLFLPRSSFFQVEYVGILRGTRNLRAAQRFVDWLLSRPVQENIPTQMWVYPARREARLPEVFRFAQVPLEPARLTPQQITNNRERWIREWTQVVVQGQAAEAVRARR from the coding sequence ATGGGGTTTTTCCCTGCGCTGGCCCAGCAAACCACCCTGACCGTCCTCACCCACAACAGCTTTAGCCTCGATAAGAACTTGATAGCCAGCTTTGAGCGCGAGAGCGGTATCAAGCTGCGCTTCCTGAAGGGGGGTGATGCCGGCGAGATGCTCAACAAGGCCATTTTGAGCAAGGGCGCGCCCATTGCCGATGTCATCTATGGCTTCGACAACACCCTGCTCTCGCGTGCACTCCAGGCCGACATCCTGCAGCCGTACCGCTCACCCGAACTGAGCAACCTGCGCCCTGAACTCCTGCTCGACCAGACCTTCCGGGCCACACCGGTGGATTTTGGCTATGTGGCCCTCAACTACGACCGGGACTACTTCAAGGACAGGCCCCTGCCCCAGCGCTTCGCTGACCTGGCCTCGCCGGAATTCGCCGGGCTGCTGGTGGTGCAGAACCCGGCTACCAGCTCGCCGGGGCTGGCCTTCCTGCTGGCCACCGTGGCGGCTTTCGGGGAGGAGGGCTATCTGGACTTCTGGGAAGGCCTGCGCAAGAACGGGGTGCGGGTGGTCAGTGGCTGGAGTGAGGCCTACTACACCCACTTCACCCGAGCTGGGGGTGACCGCCCCCTGGTGGTCTCCTACAGCACCAGCCCTGCCGCCGAACTTTACTACAGTGAGGCCAAGCCCAAGCCCAGCGAGCCCCCCACGGCCAACCTTTTCCTGCCGCGCAGCTCGTTTTTTCAGGTGGAGTATGTGGGCATTCTGAGGGGTACGCGCAACTTGCGGGCGGCCCAGCGTTTTGTGGACTGGCTGCTTTCCAGGCCCGTTCAAGAAAATATCCCTACCCAGATGTGGGTGTATCCAGCCCGGCGTGAGGCCCGGCTGCCCGAGGTGTTCCGCTTTGCTCAGGTGCCCCTCGAGCCTGCCCGCCTAACGCCGCAACAAATAACCAACAACCGCGAGCGCTGGATTCGCGAGTGGACACAGGTGGTAGTGCAGGGTCAGGCCGCAGAGGCGGTACGGGCCCGCCGCTAG
- a CDS encoding UbiX family flavin prenyltransferase yields the protein MSVPKRLVVGLSGASGIPYALDLLQTLRRIPGLETHLVMTQGAKRVLVEEAELSLEAVEALAHVVHRSSDLGAPVASGSFRTVGMVVVPCSATTLSKVAYGLADNLLTRAAYVTLKERRPLVLVPRETPLPLPSLEAMVRAAQAGATILPAAPGFYHKPKAIDDLLAFMTQRILDLFGLEYPRAPRWGEVRELELD from the coding sequence ATGAGCGTACCTAAGCGACTGGTGGTGGGGCTTTCGGGGGCTTCGGGGATACCTTATGCCCTGGACTTGCTGCAAACCTTGCGGCGAATCCCGGGGCTGGAAACCCACCTGGTGATGACCCAGGGGGCCAAAAGGGTTCTGGTAGAGGAAGCAGAGCTAAGCCTGGAGGCGGTGGAGGCCCTGGCCCACGTGGTGCACCGCAGCAGTGACCTGGGCGCGCCGGTTGCTTCAGGAAGTTTTCGCACCGTCGGCATGGTGGTGGTGCCGTGCAGTGCGACCACGCTTTCCAAGGTGGCCTACGGTCTGGCCGACAACCTGCTGACCCGGGCCGCCTACGTCACCCTGAAGGAGCGACGCCCGCTGGTGCTGGTGCCGCGCGAGACCCCTTTGCCCCTGCCGAGCCTCGAGGCCATGGTCAGGGCGGCCCAGGCGGGGGCCACCATCCTGCCGGCTGCCCCCGGCTTTTACCACAAACCCAAGGCCATAGACGACCTGCTGGCCTTTATGACCCAGCGCATTCTGGATTTGTTTGGCCTCGAGTACCCCCGGGCGCCCCGCTGGGGTGAGGTGCGGGAGCTCGAGCTCGACTAG
- a CDS encoding cell division protein FtsX, with amino-acid sequence MYAFSQALRSLRQHLTSTLATFFTALVSFSLLFLLGLLLWNLDRVVATLERELEVAAFLKPGAQASDILNQIKTWPEVSEARLQTKEEALATLQLDYPYLAQAREFIQNPLPDTIRLRLNDPQAVREVGRRVARLEGVDSVEYGGALTEQLVRVLGGLRVAVNILVLLLLLDTLFSVMGTIRLSIENRREELRVMQLVGATRRFIQGPFVAEGTLLTLAAGLVALGLGVVSYRFLAQALQNLLPFVPVLADGDLARAAGAMLVLAVLLGATGAYLASRANLRETDL; translated from the coding sequence GTGTACGCTTTTTCTCAGGCTTTGCGTTCGTTGCGTCAACACCTAACCAGTACCCTGGCTACCTTTTTTACCGCCCTGGTATCGTTTTCGCTCCTGTTTTTGCTGGGGTTGCTGCTGTGGAACCTGGATCGGGTGGTGGCCACCCTCGAGCGCGAACTGGAGGTGGCTGCTTTTCTCAAGCCCGGCGCCCAGGCCAGCGATATCCTCAACCAGATTAAAACCTGGCCTGAGGTCAGCGAGGCCCGGCTACAAACCAAAGAAGAGGCCCTGGCCACGCTCCAGCTGGATTATCCCTATCTGGCCCAGGCCCGCGAGTTTATCCAGAACCCCCTTCCCGACACCATCCGGCTCAGGCTGAACGACCCCCAGGCGGTGCGCGAAGTGGGGCGACGGGTAGCCCGGCTGGAGGGCGTAGACAGCGTGGAGTATGGTGGCGCCCTTACCGAGCAGCTGGTGCGGGTGCTGGGGGGTTTGCGGGTAGCCGTAAACATACTGGTCTTGTTGCTTCTTCTGGACACACTTTTTAGCGTAATGGGCACGATCCGGCTTTCCATCGAAAACCGGCGCGAGGAACTACGGGTGATGCAGCTTGTAGGGGCCACCCGGCGCTTCATCCAGGGGCCCTTTGTGGCCGAGGGAACCCTGCTCACCCTGGCTGCGGGCCTGGTAGCGCTGGGACTGGGGGTGGTTTCCTATCGCTTTTTGGCCCAGGCCCTGCAAAACCTGCTGCCCTTCGTACCCGTGCTGGCCGATGGCGACCTGGCTCGAGCCGCCGGGGCCATGCTGGTGCTGGCGGTTCTGCTGGGGGCCACCGGGGCCTACCTGGCCAGCCGGGCCAACCTGCGGGAGACCGACCTATGA